From one Dermacentor silvarum isolate Dsil-2018 chromosome 3, BIME_Dsil_1.4, whole genome shotgun sequence genomic stretch:
- the LOC119445661 gene encoding uncharacterized protein LOC119445661 isoform X1 — MGSWSQEQGGMGGDQGGLFWGQQNQRGGGLWGRTSQDGGELGGSGGLGAQGLRESMGGESFNVGQGSSLSLGAQGLGGGVGNELGNSENLELGITSQGQQGAQGTNSGSGGRGSSSGSARGSGGEAGLGFSTGSMGQGSSWSLRQGSGMGLGSSSGGSGSWGSEGLQQGGDGSFGRYGGSGSWGMRGLQQGGGSRFGNLLGGGSSFGAGSLQRGGSTGFGSGLDGSNSWESGSLLGSGSTGFGRGLEGGSSLGAGGLLEGRSGGFGNLLGGGGSFGGGGRQQGGSGNFESESDDSSSSRSGSLLGGGSSGSWGLRSLFGRGEGEQSGGGLFGQGGLFRRIFPFGSWFRSGGSRSSESGGSSGSFGEDSHGLEGLSEDETGSSSSTLSGLGGSNGEQFGGGAGYGGQFSGMGRFGGLGGLGSGSGYSSFWSSQRAGGGRPYSFRVIRFTAPRSGRSSRRWVSWSSSPMQGGGGFRYGNMGGSSGFLGGSGGGLSGGFDSSSLFDGSSGSTQIKL; from the coding sequence ATGGGTTCATGGAGCCAGGAACAAGGAGGCATGGGTGGTGACCAAGGGGGACTCTTTTGGGGACAACAGAATCAGCGTGGCGGCGGGCTGTGGGGTCGCACAAGCCAAGATGGTGGTGAATTAGGTGGATCAGGTGGCTTGGGAGCCCAAGGTCTCCGGGAAAGCATGGGCGGTGAGTCGTTCAATGTGGGGCAGGGCAGTTCTTTGAGCTTAGGAGCACAAGGACTCGGTGGTGGCGTCGGCAATGAGTTGGGAAACTCAGAAAATTTAGAACTCGGCATCACCAGTCAAGGACAGCAGGGTGCACAGGGAACCAATTCGGGCTCAGGAGGACGAGGTAGCTCCTCTGGCAGTGCACGAGGAAGTGGTGGTGAAGCTGGATTGGGCTTTAGTACAGGGTCAATGGGACAAGGAAGCTCGTGGAGCCTACGGCAAGGGAGTGGTATGGGCTTAGGCAGCAGTTCGGGAGGAAGTGGCTCTTGGGGTTCAGAAGGCCTACAGCAAGGCGGAGATGGTAGCTTCGGAAGGTATGGGGGATCTGGCTCTTGGGGGATGCGAGGCCTACAGCAAGGCGGTGGCAGTCGCTTCGGGAATTTGCTAGGAGGAGGAAGCTCTTTTGGAGCGGGAAGCCTACAACGAGGTGGTTCTACTGGCTTCGGGAGTGGACTAGACGGTAGCAACTCGTGGGAGTCAGGAAGCCTATTAGGAAGTGGTTCTACTGGCTTCGGGAGAGGTCTTGAAGGTGGCAGCTCGTTGGGGGCAGGAGGCCTATTAGAAGGCCGTTCTGGTGGTTTCGGGAATTTGCTAGGAGGAGGAGGCTCCTTTGGAGGGGGAGGCCGGCAGCAAGGTGGTTCTGGTAACTTCGAGAGTGAATCAGACGATAGCAGCTCGTCGAGGTCTGGAAGCCTCTTAGGAGGTGGTTCTAGTGGCTCATGGGGGTTAAGATCTCTATTTGGACGTGGAGAGGGTGAACAGTCAGGTGGCGGTCTGTTCGGTCAAGGCGGTCTGTTCAGGCGAATTTTCCCGTTTGGAAGCTGGTTCCGCTCCGGGGGCTCGAGGTCGAGTGAGAGCGGTGGCTCGTCTGGTTCGTTCGGAGAAGACTCTCATGGCCTCGAAGGACTTTCCGAAGACGAAACAGGTAGTAGTAGCAGCACACTTAGCGGCCTTGGCGGCTCTAACGGAGAGCAGTTTGGAGGCGGCGCGGGCTACGGTGGCCAGTTTTCAGGAATGGGGCGTTTCGGGGGTTTAGGGGGTTTAGGGAGTGGATCAGGATATAGTAGTTTTTGGAGCAGTCAACGAGCAGGAGGCGGCCGCCCATACAGTTTCAGGGTAATAAGGTTTACTGCTCCTCGGTCTGGCCGCTCATCACGGCGATGGGTATCTTGGAGTAGCTCACCTATGCAAGGTGGTGGAGGCTTTAGATATGGAAACATGGGTGGATCCTCGGGCTTCCTCGGAGGGTCTGGAGGGGGGCTCTCTGGAGGATTCGACAGCTCATCCCTCTTTGATGGCTCGAGCGGGTCTACTCAAATTAAGTTGTGA
- the LOC119445661 gene encoding uncharacterized protein LOC119445661 isoform X2, protein MGPARTGLLILGIFVACGSAQRFNLGNELQLGHRGRVCRELYELGLAGVHPIHLGAVTGGRKLQRSGVESSRVWAWLGNHGGRGLWGGTLGSHLWLSPAHARYGGRWGVLRTGVWVMHGGRRLWIALPMYGFGNTIGFSSAVRIDKRATSGLRTGMPQGRAGLIGGFESMGQNVGSGQEGQWGYRGRSRRRQKR, encoded by the exons ATGGGGCCTGCACGTACTGGCCTTTTGATCCTGG GCATATTCGTCGCCTGTGGCTCTGCGCAGCGTTTCAACTTGGGAAATG AACTCCAGCTGGGGCACAGAGGCCGTGTGTGCCGTGAACTCTACGAGCTAGGACTGGCAGGCGTTCATCCCATTCACCTTGGCGCCGTGACTGGAGGCCGCAAGCTGCAGCGCAGTGGAGTGGAGTCATCTCGCGTCTGGGCCTGGCTGGGCAATCATGGAGGTCGCGGTTTGTGGGGTGGCACCTTGGGCTCTCATCTGTGGCTGAGCCCGGCGCACGCCAGGTATGGTGGCCGCTGGGGCGTCTTAAGGACTGGTGTCTGGGTCATGCACGGAGGACGTCGGCTGTGGATCGCGCTGCCAATGTATGGATTTGGAAACACCATCGGCTTCTCTTCGGCAGTCCGCATCGACAAGCGAGCGACGAGTGGCTTAAGGACCGGAATGCCGCAGGGCCGCGCCGGTCTCATTGGTGGCTTTGAATCTATGGGACAAAACGTTGGTTCTGGTCAAGAAGGTCAATGGGGTTATAGAGGTCGGAGTAGAAGGAGGCAGAAGAGGTAG